A window from Zingiber officinale cultivar Zhangliang chromosome 7A, Zo_v1.1, whole genome shotgun sequence encodes these proteins:
- the LOC122002092 gene encoding SNF1-related protein kinase regulatory subunit gamma-like PV42a, translated as MADDHEDQTQQGGGEGSISNKNKKIRRGAYGWLRYRWVRELVRDKQCRLVEVPYSATLADTFNALLANRVSAVPVAAPPGQWIGAGGSMILESDRATGAVRKHYIGMLTMLDVLSHIAELGDHDDKNLDCWMAVPVSTIIGHSLESLSLWTLNPNTSLLDCMETLSKGVHRALVPVDSQTNQAISVELVEESPGYRMLTQMDVLRFLREQKIDLKEILSRSVAELGAISEIVFAVGKHTNVMDAIKSMRAAGLSAVPVVEDLLGDQILQDGKGKKLVETFSATDLRSCPIALLQSWLSISVTQFKERLSVRASNVTSAPMDRDDPGAATRRLITCYHETSMLDVIDSAVSNHVHRLWVIDEEGSLNGVVSLSDMLRVVRDSVLVVE; from the exons ATGGCGGACGATCACGAAGACCAGAcgcagcaaggaggaggagaaggtagCATCAGCAACAAGAACAAGAAAATAAGGCGCGGCGCGTACGGTTGGCTCCGGTACCGTTGGGTACGGGAGCTCGTACGCGACAAGCAGTGCCGCCTGGTGGAGGTCCCCTACAGCGCCACCCTAGCGGACACCTTCAACGCCCTCCTCGCCAACCGCGTCTCCGCCGTCCCCGTCGCCGCCCCGCCCGGCCAGTGGATCGGCGCGGGCGGCTCCATGATCCTCGAGTCCGACCGCGCCACCGGAGCCGTCCGCAAGCACTACATCGGCATGCTCACCATGCTCGACGTGCTCTCCCACATCGCCGAGCTCGGCGACCACGACGACAAAAACCTCGACTGTTGGATGGCGGTCCCGGTCTCCACCATCATCGGGCACTCGCTCGAAAGCCTCAGCCTATGGACTTTGAATCCCAACACCAG CTTATTAGATTGCATGGAAACGTTGAGCAAAGGAGTTCACCGAGCTCTGGTTCCTGTCGATAGCCAAACGAATCAGGCAATATCGGTGGAGCTCGTCGAGGAGTCCCCGGGCTACAGAATGCTGACACAAATGGACGTGTTGCGCTTCCTGAGAGAACAGAAAATTGATCTGAAGGAGATCTTATCGCGAAGTGTCGCGGAGCTCGGAGCGATCAGCGAGATCGTTTTCGCGGTAGGGAAGCACACAAATGTGATGGACGCAATCAAATCTATGAGAGCTGCAGGGTTGAGTGCTGTCCCTGTCGTCGAAGATCTCCTTGGCGATCAGATTCTGCAAGAT GGAAAGGGAAAGAAACTTGTGGAGACATTTTCAGCAACAGACCTGCGGAGCTGCCCGATTGCTCTGCTGCAGTCATGGCTTTCCATCAGTGTGACCCAGTTCAAAGAAAGGCTCTCTGTCAGGGCTAGTAACGTAACCAGTGCACCCATGGATAGGGATGATCCCGGCGCAGCAACAAGGCGACTCATCACTTGCTACCATGAGACAAGCATGCTCGACGTGATCGATTCGGCTGTGTCGAACCACGTTCACAGGCTGTGGGTCATCGACGAGGAAGGATCCCTGAACGGTGTCGTGTCACTTTCGGACATGCTAAGGGTCGTAAGGGACTCTGTTTTGGTAGTTGAATAA